CCTGGTCAACACCGAGGTCAAGCCGATCCACAGCCAGGACTATGTCGCCGACATCCAGTTCACCCCCGGCAATGTCCGCGATCTGCGTAGCTCGTTCTGGTACATGAGTGGCTCCCAGGACAACCTGAACATCTCCCGTGCGCCTGAGGTCGAGCCGGATGGCCGCTTCGTCTTCGGCCTGCGCGATGACGCCGAATGGTATGGCCAGACCCTGCTGTCGCTGGAAGTGGTGATGCCGGACGACATGCCGGCCGGCATGCAGGTCGAGGCCAGCATCTGCCAACGCCGCGACCAGCCGAAGGCGGCGCTGCAGGCCAAGGCAGATTGACGATGAAGCAGGGTCGCCGCAACGCATTCAGGGCACTGGCCTGTCCCCGAGGGATCGGGGGCAGGGCGGGCGACTCAAAGGGAGAGTGATGACATGGTGTTTTCATCCAACGTATTTCTGTTCTTGTTCCTGCCGGTGTTTCTCGGCCTGTACTACCTGTGCGGCAACCGCTACCGCAACCTGTTGCTGCTGGTGGCCAGCTACGTGTTCTACGCCTGGTGGCGTATCGACTTCCTCGCCCTGTTCGCGGCGGTGACCGTCTTCAACTACTGGATCGGCCTGCGCGTCGGTGCGGCCGGGGTGCGTACGAAAACCGCGCAGAAATGGCTGATCCTCGGCGTGGTGGTCGACCTCGGTGTGCTCGGCTACTTCAAGTACGCCGGCTTCGGCATCGACAGTCTCAACGCCATCATCAGCTCGTTCGGCATGCAGCCGTTCGTGGTCACCCACATCCTGCTGCCCATCGGCATCTCGTTCTACATCTTCGAATCGATCAGCTACATCATCGACGTGTACCGCGGCGACACCCCGGCCACCCATAACCTGATCGACTTCGCCGCCTTCGTGGCGATCTTCCCGCACCTGATCGCCGGCCCGGTGCTGCGCTTCAAGGATCTGGTCGACCAGTTCAACCACCGCAGCCACACGGTGGACAAGTTCGCCGAAGGCTGCACCCGCTTCATGCAGGGCTTCATCAAGAAGGTGTTCATCGCCGACAGCATCGCGCCGATTGCCGACCACTGCTTCGCCCTGACCGACCCGACTACCGGCGACGCCTGGCTCGGCGCGCTGGCCTACACCGCGCAGCTGTACTTCGACTTCTCCGGCTACAGCGACATGGCCATCGGCCTGGGCCTGATGATGGGTTTCCGCTTCATGGAGAACTTCCGCCAGCCCTACATCAGCCAGTCGATCACCGAGTTCTGGCGGCGCTGGCACATCAGCCTGTCCACCTGGCTGCGCGACTACCTGTACATCAGCCTGGGCGGCAACCGCGGCAGCACCTTCGCCACCTACCGCAACCTGTTCCTGACCATGCTGCTCGGCGGCCTGTGGCACGGCGCCAACATCACCTACGTGATCTGGGGTGCCTGGCACGGCCTGTGGCTGGCCATTGAGCGGGCCCTGGGGGTCAACGCCGCGCCGCGGGCGCTCAACCCGCTGAAGTGGGCCTTTACCTTCCTGCTGGTGGTACTCGGCTGGGTAATCTTCCGCGCCGAGAACCTCGACGTGGCCTGGCGCATGTATGCAGCCATGTTCAGCTTCAGCGACTGGCGCCTGTCCGAGCTGAATGTCGCGCAGTTCACCAGCCTGCAGATCCTCACCCTGGTGCTGGCCTATGCGGTGATGGCTGGCGTCGGTATCCGCCAGTTCTTTGCCGACCCGCTGGGCGGCGCGCCCAAGGCCAAGGCGGCCGAGGAGGGCAGCGTACTGTCGACGGGATCCGCTTCCGCTCTGGTCGCCACGCCAGCCTATGCCGTGTTGCTGGGCCGGGCACTGGTGCTGCTGCTGTTTGTCGCCTCGCTGCTCAAGTTGTCGGCGCAAAGCTTTTCACCCTTCCTGTACTTCCAGTTCTGAGGAGGAGCCGACATGTCGCGTACCGCCAATATCCTCTACAGCCTGACCTTCCTCGCCCTGTTGCTGGGGCTGTCACTGGCGTCCCTGCCAGCGTTGCTGAGCTTTTCCGCGGCTGGCGAGACGCCGCTGCTCAACGGCAAGCTGGCCCATGCCATCGAGAAACACTACGACAAGCAGTTCCCACTCAAGGAAATCGGCACCAATGCCTGGGCGGCCCTGGAGTATTCCCTGTTCGGCGAAGGGCGCCCGGGGGTGGTGGTCGGTCGCGAGGACTGGCTGTTCACCGACGAGGAGTTCAAGCCGGCCAGCAACCCGCAGCAGCTGCAGGACAACTGGGCGCTGATCGCTGCGGTGCAGCAGGAGTTCAAGCGTCGCCACATCGAGCTGGTGCTGGCCCTGCTGCCGGCCAAGGCGCGTCTGTACCCGGAGCAGATCGCCACAGACAAGCCGGTGGCCGCCCAGCAGCAGCTCTACAGCCAGGCCCGGCAGATGATGCAGGCGCAGCACCTGCTGGGCCCTGATCTGTTGCTCGCCCTGCAGCAGGCCAAGGCCAGCGAGGCGGTGTTCCTGCGTACCGACACCCACTGGACGCCCTACGGCGCCGAAGTGGCGGCCAAGGATCTGGCTGCCTACCTGGCCGCCCGCGGCGACTGGCCGCGTGGCGAGCAGCAGTTCGTGACCCGTACGGCGGCAAGCCAGAGTCACAAGGGCGACCTGCTCAGCTTCCTGCCGCTGGCGCCGTACTTCAGCGCCCTGCAGCCGCCGGCCGAAAGCCTGCAGCCACGGCATACCGAAAGCCTGGAAACGGCTGGCGACAGTGGCGATGCGCTGTTTGCCGACAGCCAGCCGCAGGTGGCACTGGTCGGTACCAGCTACAGCGCCAACCCGAAATGGAACTTCGCCGGCGCCCTCAAGCAGGCTTTGGGCAGTGACCTGCTGAATTACGCCGAGGATGGCCATGGCCCGTTGGTACCGATGCTGCGCCTGCTGCAGCGTGACGGTGCCGAGACGGCCGATCTGCGCCTGGTGATCTGGGAGTTCCCCGAGCGCTACCTGATGCTGCCAAGCGACCTGTCGGAGTTCGACAGCGCCTGGCTCGACCGCCTGCGTGCCAGTGAGCAGTTGGCCACGCGTGACTCCGTTAAACCCGTTACGGCTCCTTGAGCCGCCTGCTTGCTGAGGAAAGACCGCATGTCGATGATCCGCTCACTGAACCTGACCGCCCCACTGGGTGGCCTGCTGCTCAGCCTCTGTGCGCCCCTGGCCATGGCTGACGAGGCCACTCTGTACGGCCCGGTGGCACCCGAAGGCTCGGCCTTCGTGCGCGGCTACAACGCCGCCAGCGAGAACCTGGAGGCGCGCCTGGGCACTGTGCATTTCAGTGATATCGCGCCCAAGAGCAGCAGCGATTACGAGTTCCTCCCGGCCGGCAGCTACAGCGCCACGGCAGGTGGCCAGAGCCTGCCGGTGAGCCTGGCCGAAGACCACTACTACACACTGGTGCAACTGCCTGGCGGCGGCCTCAGCCTGGTGGACGAGCCGTTGTTCAAGAACCGTCAGAAATCGCTGCTGCGCCTGCAGAACCTTTCCGACAGCGTGCTGAGCGTGAAGACGGTCGACGGCAAGACCGAGGTG
The window above is part of the Pseudomonas alcaligenes genome. Proteins encoded here:
- a CDS encoding MBOAT family protein, with translation MVFSSNVFLFLFLPVFLGLYYLCGNRYRNLLLLVASYVFYAWWRIDFLALFAAVTVFNYWIGLRVGAAGVRTKTAQKWLILGVVVDLGVLGYFKYAGFGIDSLNAIISSFGMQPFVVTHILLPIGISFYIFESISYIIDVYRGDTPATHNLIDFAAFVAIFPHLIAGPVLRFKDLVDQFNHRSHTVDKFAEGCTRFMQGFIKKVFIADSIAPIADHCFALTDPTTGDAWLGALAYTAQLYFDFSGYSDMAIGLGLMMGFRFMENFRQPYISQSITEFWRRWHISLSTWLRDYLYISLGGNRGSTFATYRNLFLTMLLGGLWHGANITYVIWGAWHGLWLAIERALGVNAAPRALNPLKWAFTFLLVVLGWVIFRAENLDVAWRMYAAMFSFSDWRLSELNVAQFTSLQILTLVLAYAVMAGVGIRQFFADPLGGAPKAKAAEEGSVLSTGSASALVATPAYAVLLGRALVLLLFVASLLKLSAQSFSPFLYFQF
- a CDS encoding alginate O-acetyltransferase, with amino-acid sequence MSRTANILYSLTFLALLLGLSLASLPALLSFSAAGETPLLNGKLAHAIEKHYDKQFPLKEIGTNAWAALEYSLFGEGRPGVVVGREDWLFTDEEFKPASNPQQLQDNWALIAAVQQEFKRRHIELVLALLPAKARLYPEQIATDKPVAAQQQLYSQARQMMQAQHLLGPDLLLALQQAKASEAVFLRTDTHWTPYGAEVAAKDLAAYLAARGDWPRGEQQFVTRTAASQSHKGDLLSFLPLAPYFSALQPPAESLQPRHTESLETAGDSGDALFADSQPQVALVGTSYSANPKWNFAGALKQALGSDLLNYAEDGHGPLVPMLRLLQRDGAETADLRLVIWEFPERYLMLPSDLSEFDSAWLDRLRASEQLATRDSVKPVTAP
- a CDS encoding alginate O-acetyltransferase AlgF; amino-acid sequence: MSMIRSLNLTAPLGGLLLSLCAPLAMADEATLYGPVAPEGSAFVRGYNAASENLEARLGTVHFSDIAPKSSSDYEFLPAGSYSATAGGQSLPVSLAEDHYYTLVQLPGGGLSLVDEPLFKNRQKSLLRLQNLSDSVLSVKTVDGKTEVIAAVSGKSRGEREINPVKVRLALFAGERKVADLNPLVIERGEVVCLYVTGSADKLSPVWVKRPVTTD